The Streptococcus suis DNA window TTAGTGGTAAAACTACAGCCTTCCAAGCTGTTGTCGCGAGTTCGATTCTCGTCACCCGCTTTGAACATTTCGTTCTTTTTACCAAACTTTCATAATGGTTTGGGCGCGTAGCTCAGATGGTTAGAGCGCACGCCTGATAAGCGTGAGGTCGGTGGTTCGATTCCACTCGTGCCCATTTTATATGGTCCGTTGGTCAAGGGGTTAAGACACCGCCTTTTCACGGCGGTAACACGGGTTCGAATCCCGTACGGACTATATTTTTGAGGAGCTAATGCTCTTTTTTTTTTTTTTTAAAACTCGTATTTGCTTTTCTTTTGATATAATAGTTCTATGATGAAATTATCGAATAACATATCTGTATTACCTGGCATAGGTCCAAAATCAGCTGAAAAGTTTAGTAAGCTTGGGATTGATTCAATTGAGGATGCCTTACTTTATTTCCCTTTTCGTTATGAAGATTTTGAAGTTAAATCTGTATTTGATTTGCAGGATGGGGAAAAAGCTGTTTTAAAGGGTCAGGTTGTAACTCCGGCCACGCTCCAATATTATGGGAAGCGAAATCGGTTAAGATTTTCTATTAAGCAGGGAGAAATTGTTGTTTCTGTCTCTTTTTTTAATCAATCATATTTGGCAGATAAGGTTGTTCCTGGACAAGAACTGGTCGTTTGGGGAAAATGGGATAAGGCGAAGGCTAGTTTGACTGGGCTTAAGATTTTATCGCATCAAAGCGAGGACTTACAGCCAGTTTATCATGTCTCACAAGGTATTTCTCAGGCCAGTATTGTGAAATTAATTCGTTCTGCTGTAGATACGGGTTATTTGGATTTGGTTTCTGAAAATATTCCAGAGATTCTATTATGCCATTATCAATTAATGGATAGAAAACGAGCTATTTATGCTATGCATTTTCCGAATGATTTGGAAGAATATCGCCAAGCTCTCAGAAGAGTTAAATTCGAGGAATTATTATATTTCCAATTGCAGCTACAACTGTTAAAACATGATAATCGGAATATTTCAAATGGATTAGAAATTCAGTATGTTGAGGACTCTCTTAAAAGAAAAATAGAAACCTTGCCTTTTTCACTGACAGATGCGCAAGAGAATGCTTTAAATGAAATTTTACAAAATATGAAGCATCCAGGTCATATGAATCGTTTATTACAAGGTGATGTTGGTTCTGGTAAGACGGTTGTTGCTGGTTTAGCCATGTACGCTACGGTAACTGCCGGTATGCAGGCTGCAATAATGGTTCCGACGGAAATTTTGGCAGAGCAGCATTATGAAACTCTTAGTTCTTTATTTCCTGAATGTAAAATTTCATTATTAACTGGTAGTATGAAAGTTGGAGAGAAAAGAGAGGCGTTAGAGCATATTGCTAGTGGGGAGGTCCATATGATTGTTGGGACACATGCTTTAATTCAAGAAGGTGTTATTTATCACAAATTGGGATTAGTTATTACGGATGAACAACATCGTTTTGGGGTCAAACAACGGAAGTTGTTTCGTGAAAAGGGTGATAACCCTGATGTGCTAATGATGACGGCTACTCCAATTCCTCGAACATTGGCAATCACTGCTTTTGGAGATATGGATGTTTCCATTATTGATCAATTACCAGCAGGAAGGAAACCAATTGTAACAAGATGGGTGAAGCATGCTCAATTGCCAGTTTTATTGTCATGGCTTGAGAAGGAATTGAAAAAAGAGGCTCAGATTTACTTTATTTCACCTTTGATTGAAGAATCCGAGATGCTCGATTTAAAAAATGCCATTGATCTAAAAGTGGAGTTGGAACACCATTTTGGCTCAAAAGCATCGATTGAATTATTGCATGGAAAAATGAAAAATGATGAAAAAGAAGCAATCATGCAGGAGTTTAAGCATGGCAATGTGGACATATTGGTTTCAACTACAGTTATAGAAGTTGGTGTCAATGTACCGAATGCTACGATAATGATCATTATGGATGCGGATCGTTTCGGCCTGAGTCAATTACACCAGTTGCGGGGTCGTGTAGGTCGTGGAGTGAAGCAATCTTACGCCATCTTGGTCGCGGATCCTAAAACAGAATCTGGTAAAGAGCGTATGGCCACAATGACCGAGACAACGGATGGTTTTGTTCTGGCAGAAGTTGATTTGAAAATGCGGGGTTCAGGTGAAATTTTCGGAACACGACAATCGGGCTTACCGGAATTTCAAGTTGCTAATATTATTGAGGATTATCCTATTTTAGAAGAGGCTAGGCGTGTGGCTCAGCGGATTGTCACGGAAGAAAATTGGCGGAACAATCCAATGTGGTTCTGTTTACTGGAAAATTTAGAACATCAATCGATATTGGATTAAATGTTTGAGGAACCTTAGGGGTTATATATAGTGCAAATATGTTCTCTTTCTCAATCTGAAGATAAAACCTTATTAGTCTTTTGTTATATAGCCATTGACTGAAAGTAGTTTGTTGGAGCCGTACCTTTTTCATGAGGCTTACCATGAAAATGGTTGATTTTTAAGAATATCTATTTTTAACAAAAAACAATAGGTGCATGAAAAAACGTGCACCTATTGTTTTATCCTTGAATATAATCAGCTAAATCCTGCCCGTTCAAGCCAGCATTTACGGCAATCAGTAATTTGATACGTGCTTTTTGGGAATTCAGTTCTTTTACAAATAAGACACCTAATTCTTCCAATTGTATTCCGCCACCATCGTAGGCATATACTGGTTCTGCAATACCATTGAAGCAACGTGACACGAGCACGATAGGAAGTTGCTTATTGATAAGTTTTTTAATGGCTGAAATACTTGCTGGTGGTAGGTTTCCAGCTCCTAAGGCTTCAATTACTAAGCCAGAAATGGGGCCCTCTACAAGTGCATCCAGTAAGATAGTATCCATATCTGCGTATGATTTGATGATTGGGACAACACCATTGATGGCCTGTAAATCAAAGCGGACACGTTTGTCGGCTGCCTTGAAAAAGAGTATTTCTCGTTTTGTTACAAGGCCCAAGGGTCCATGAGTTGGTGTTTGAAAGGTTGAAACATTTGTTGTATGTGTTTTTGTTACATACTTCGCAGCATGAATTTCATCGTTCATGACCACAAGAACACCTTTGTCAGCAGATTTTTCATCAGCAGCAACACGAAGTGCAGTTCTATAATTATAGATTCCATCGCTTCCTAATTCGTTAGAAGAGCGCATAGCACCTGTCATGACTATTGGCATTTTTGGAATAGACATTGTGTCCAAAAAATATGCTGTTTCCTCTAGGGTATCAGTTCCATGTGTGATGACAAACCCGTCAAAATGGGAGGCTTCTTCTCTAATTTTTTTATAAATCATCATCATGTGGTCAATTTGAATATGAGGACTTGGAAGATTCAAAAAATCAACGGACACTACTTCAATGTTCTCTAATGGTGAAGTGACTTGGGTCATTGGATTAATGGGACTTGATTCGACAGCGCCGTTTTGATCTGCTTGCATGGAAATTGTTCCGCCAGTATGGAGAACGAGAATTTTTTTCATAAATTTTCCTGATTCTTTCAAAATATGCTATACTTAATTGTAACACAATTCTAATGAAAGTAGGCGAGATGGTTGACAGTGAAGGCAGTTTTTTTTGATATCGACGGAACCTTATTGACGGACCACCGAACTGTGAGTAAGTCAACTATTCTTGCCATTAACCAGTTGAAAGCAAGAGGAATCTTGGTTGGTTTGGCAACTGGTCGAGATCCGCGCTTTATCTTACAATATATGGCTAGTCTGGGACTTGATATGGCAGTTGCTTACAATGGACAATATGTTTTTACAAGAGATGAAGTGGTTTTCAGCCAGCCAATTGAAAAAGTGGACATCGATAAAATGATTGCGTACGCCGAAAAATTCCAACGTGATCTTTCATTTGGTACTGCATTAGGGGTAGTTGGTAGTGGCATTATGAGTATGGGGACTGGGAATTTTGCTTATCGATTTTCACGTATGGTCCCTGAAGTTTGTGCGGGCTTTGTAAACTTTATTTTTAACCATATTATCCGTATTGTGAGACCGCAAAATAAGGGGAGCTTCAATCATTTGATTACTCAACCCATTTACCAAATGATGCTATTAACGATGGAAAAAGAGGCGCAGCGATTAGCGGAGCATTTTCCACAATTAACTTTTACTCGTTCAAGTCCTTATGCGACGGATATTATTTGTAAGGGGAATTCAAAACTGATTGGTATCAAACGGTTAGGAGATTTTTATCATTTTTCGACCGATGAAGTGATGGTTTTTGGAGACTCAAATAATGATATTGAGATGTTGGGGGAGGTTCGGTATTCTGTTGCCATGAAAAATGGGACAAAGCAAGCAAAACAAGTGGCTTCTTATATAACTGATACTAACAATAAGGATGGTATCTATAAAGGCTTACGTCATTTTAATCTAGTAGAGGAACAAAATGTTTAAAAGTAAGGATCAACATTTTAATCGTGTAAAAGAGTTTCACCACCTGATGGATGGTCAAACTCAAGAATTTCCAAAGGAGTTTGATTCTGAGACAGCCGTTTTCAGGGCAGGGTTTAAGATAGAAGAAATTGTTGAATTTGTTCATGCTTCCTCACAGAGTGAGAGTGGTTTTAGAGAAGGGATTGAGCGGCTGCACTCTGAATTAGATAAGGCTGCCGCCAAGGTAGAAGGTAAAAAAGAGGCAAAGGTTTCTTTGCATGACCAAGTAGATGCTTTATTGGACCTTTTGTATTTTACCTATGGTTCTTTTGTATTAATGGGAGTGGATCCAGAACCGATATTTCAGCTAGTCCATGAAGCTAATATGGGCAAAAGATTTCCGGATGGACGTGCTCATTTTGACCCAGTCACTCATAAAATTTTAAAGCCAAATGATTGGGAGGAACGTTTTGCTCCCGAAAGAAAAATTGAAGTAGAGCTAAAGAGACAGATGAAAGGACTTGATCACTAAAATCAAGTCCTTTATGATTTTATAAAATTTTCTCGCCTTCTCGTACAATCAATAAGTCAATCGTTGCATGACGCATGATATACTCTGAAGAGGAACCAATGAGCAATCTTTCAAAAGCATTTAACCCAGTTGCACCAAGTAGCATTAGGTCAGCACCGGTTTCCTTTGGAATATCTATCGCCAAGAGTGTTTTTGGGTTACCAAATTCTATACGGATTTGAACATCTTCTATACCGGCATTCAGTGCTTCCTGTTTATAATCTTCTAGTAATAGTTCAGCTTCACGTTCTAAAGACTCATAGACTGTTGCATCAAAAGCAACAACGTTATGTAACGCTCGTGTATCAATGACATGGGCAATTATCAGTCGTGCTTGATTTCGTTTTGCGACGTGGATAGCCTTGTGTAGTGCTAGTTCAGCACCGGCTGAACCATCAACAGCGACTAGAATTGTTTTATAAGATTGAGACATACCAATCACTCCTTTCAAGTGGAGAACACAAATAAACAGTGTACTTGCTTACATTTTTATTATAAGTCTTTTTTGAAAAAATGTAAAGTATTCTTGTGATTTTTTTACTTTTACAGTACAATATAAACCATAAGAAAGTCGAGGTGACTTATGAGAAAATTTGAGAAGTCAATGAAATTAGATGACGTTGCGTACGATATTCGTGGTCCTGTCTTGGAAGAGGCTATGCGGATGCGTGCTAATGGTGAGCAGATTTTAAGGTTGAATACCGGAAATCCTGCTGAATTTGGTTTTACTGCGCCAGACGAGGTCATTCGTGATTTAATCCATAACGCTCGTAAATCAGAAGGTTATTCGGACAGTCGGGGGATTTTCTCAGCTCGTAAGGCGATTATGCAATACTGTCAACTCAAGAAATTTCCAAATGTTGATATTGATGATATTTATCTTGGTAATGGTGTAAGTGAGTTGATTGCCATGTCTATGCAGGGCTTGTTGGACAATGGTGATGAGGTGTTGGTACCGATGCCTGACTATCCTTTGTGGACAGCAGCGGTAAGCTTAGCTGGTGGACATGCAGTTCACTATGTTTGTGATGAGTCTGCAGACTGGTATCCTGACTTAGCGGATATGGAATCCAAGGTGACATCACGGACTAAGGCTATTGTTCTTATCAATCCTAATAATCCAACGGGTGCTTTATATCCAAAAGAAGTGTTGGAAGGAATCGTTGAGATTGCTCGGAAACATGAGCTCATTATTTTTTCTGATGAGATTTATGACCGTATGGTATTTGATGGAGCGGTTCATATTCCAATTGCGACCTTGGCACCGGATTTATTTGTTGTAACGATGAATGGTCTATCAAAATCACATCGTATCTGTGGTTTCCGTGTTGGTTGGATGGTGTTATCAGGCCCTAAACATCATGTGAAAGGGTATATCGAAGGCTTAAACATGCTGTCCAATATGCGTCTATGTTCCAACGTATTAGCCCAGCAGGTGGTGCAGACATCATTAGGTGGCGTACAATCTGTTGATAAATTGTTGACTCCAGGTGGGCGACTTTATGAACAACGTGAGTTCATTACAAGGGCGATTCAAGATATACCTGGACTGTCTGCTGTTAAACCCAAAGCAGGTCTGTATATTTTCCCTAAAATTGATCGAGAAATGTATCGAATTGATGATGACGAGCAGTTTGTTCTTGATTTTTTGAAGCAAGAAAAAGTATTGTTGGTTCATGGACGAGGTTTCAACTGGAAAGAGCCAGATCATTTCCGTATTGTCTATTTACCACGTGTTGACGAACTAGCAGAAATCCAAGAAAAAATGACACGATTCTTAGCGCAATATCGACGTTAGGAGCGAAGGAAAGTCGGGGGTTCTCCGACTTTTTTGATGTCAGAGTGAGAAATTGTCAATATTTTAACAACAATAGTAAATTTTCTGATAATTATTGAAATTTAACTCAATTTTTGCTATACTGAAAGCAATTACAGTGTAAAGAGGAATTTATGACAACATTATTAGAAAAAACACGGAACATTACATCGATTTTGAAACGTTCCGAGGAGAAATTGGCAGAAGAATTGCCTTACAATGCAATAGCGGATCATTTGTCTGCTATCATCGACTGTAACTCTTGCATCATTAACAGTGAAGGTGAAGTATTGGGTTACCACATGAATTATGAGACAAATAATGATCGTGTGGAAGAATTTTTCCAAAACAAACAATTTCCAGAAAGTTATGTTAAAGCAGTTGCACAGGTTTATGATACACAAGTGAACTTGCCAGTAGAAAGTGAATTGACGGCTATCCCTGTTGAGTCACGTTCGGCTTATCCAAATGGTCTGACTACGATTGCCCCTATTCATGTGACAGGGATTCGTTTTGGATCACTTATTATTTGGCGGAATGATCGTCAGTTTCTTGATGATGATTTAATCTTGGTTGAGATTGCTGCGACTGTGGTTGGAATTCAATTGTTGAACTTCCAAAGAGAAGAAGATGAAAAAAATATTCGTCGACGCGCCGCTGTGAATATGGCGGTTAATACACTTTCATATTCAGAGATGAAAGCTGTTGCAGCTATCTTGGGTGAGTTAAATGGCAATGAAGGTCAGTTGACAGCATCTGTTATTGCAGATCGTATCGGTATTACACGCTCTGTTATTGTGAATGCGCTACGTAAATTAGAGAGTGCAGGGATTATTGAAAGTCGTTCCTTAGGAATGAAAGGTACTTATTTGAAAGTACTGATTCCAGCAATTTTTGATGAAATAAAGAAACGTGATTACTAATATGACAAAAGCACTGATTTCAATAGATTATACGATAGATTTTGTCGCAGATGAGGGAAACTTAACTGCAGGTAAGCCTGCACAAGCCATCTCAGAACGGATTGCTCAGGTTACATCTGAAGCATTTGAAAATGGAGATTATATTTTCTTTGCGATTGATGGGCATGAAACAGGGGATGAGTTTCACCCTGAAAGTAAGCTTTTTCCGCCTCATAATATCATCGGTACGTCAGGTCGGAATTTGTATGGTCCATTAGCAGACTTTTATCTGGAAAATAAGGATCATGAGCGTGTCCGTTGGATGGACAAACGGCATTATTCGGCCTTTTCTGGAACAGATTTAGATATTCGTTTGCGGGAACGTGGTGTGGATACGGTTGTTCTAACAGGTGTATTGTCTGATATCTGTGTCCTCCATACGGCTATCGATGCCTATAATAAGGGGTATCGGATTGAAGTAGTTGCGTCAGCAATTGCTGCATTGACGGAGGAGAGTCATCAATTTGCACTGAATCACCTACGTCATGTACTCGGTGCGACGGTTATTGAATAATGTTTAGGAACCAGTCTGTGGACTGGTTTTTTTGCTGAATAATCTTACATACTCAGTTATTTCAACCTTTGTTGTGGGTTAGAAATATGATATAATGAGAAGATAGATTTCCATTAGGAGGAAAGTTAGAATGAAGATTTCTGAAGCTGAAGTCCGTCATGTTGCCAAGCTGTCTAAGCTAGAGTTTTCGGATCAAGAAACTGCGGAATTCGCGACTACTTTGAGTAAAATTGTTGATATGGTTGAATTGCTCAATGAAGTAGATACAACTGGTGTTGCAGTAACAACAACTATGGCTGATCGTAAGAATGTTTTGCGAGCAGATGTTGCTCTACAGGGTGAGAGTCGTGAAGAACTCTTTAAAAATGTACCTGAATCTCAAGATCATTATATCAAGGTACCAGCAATTTTAGATGGGGGAGGAGATGCCTAATGACTTTTAACAATAAAACTATTGATGAATTGCATGACCTCCTTGTCAAAAAGGAGATTTCTGCTCTTGAATTGACCAAGGCAACCTTGGAAGACATTAAAAGCCGTGAGGGAGCAGTGGATGCTTTCTTGACTATTACGGAAGACAAGGCTTTGGCTCAAGCTGCCGCCTTGGACGAAAAGGGGATTGATGCGGACAATGTTATGGCAGGGATTCCTTTGGCAGTCAAGGATAATATCTCTACTAAGGGGATTTTGACCACTGCCGCTTCAAAAATGCTCTATAACTACGAGCCGATTTTCAATGCGACATCGGTTGCTCAGGCATACGCAAAGGATATGATTATTGTCGGTAAGACCAATATGGACGAATTTGCAATGGGTGGTTCGAATGAGAACTCTGCCTTCAAACCAACGAAAAATGCTTGGGATCAAACAAAAGTTCCTGGTGGTTCTTCAGGTGGTTCAGCCGCTGCAGTTGCGTCCGGTCAAGTCCGTTTGTCATTGGGTTCCGACACTGGTGGTTCGATTCGTCAGCCAGCATCCTTTAATGGGATTGTCGGGATGAAGCCTACTTATGGTACAGTGTCACGTTTTGGCTTGATTGCCTTTGGCTCATCACTTGATCAAATAGGTCCATTTGCACAGACTGTTAAGGAAAATGCCCAATTATTGAATGTTGTTTCTGGTCATGATGTTAAGGATGCTACATCTACTATTAATGAGATTGCAGACTTTACTAGCAAGATTGGTCAAGACATTAAAGGCATGAAAATTGCTTTGCCAAAAGAATACATGGGCGAAGGGATTGATCCACAGGTCAAGGAAACCATTCTTAAGGCTGCTAAGCACTTGGAAAGTTTGGGGGCGATTATTGAGGAAGTCAGCCTGCCACATTCTAAGTATGGGGTTGCTGTTTACTACATTATCGCATCATCAGAGGCATCTTCTAACTTGCAACGTTTTGATGGTATCCGTTATGGTTTCCGTGCAGAAGATGCGACAAACTTGGATGAGATTTACGTGAAAACCCGTAGCCAAGGTTTTGGTGAGGAAGTCAAACGTCGTATTATGTTAGGTACATTTAGCTTGTCATCTGGTTACTACGATGCCTACTTCAAGAAGGCTGGCCAGGTGCGGACTTTGATTATCCAGGATTTTGAAAAAGTCTTTGCGGACTATGACTTGATTTTGGGTCCGACAGCTCCGACAGTTGCCTTTGGTTTGGACACGCTTAACCATGACCCTGTGGCCATGTACTTGGCGGACTTGTTAACAATTCCTGTAAACTTGGCAGGTTTACCAGGGCTCTCTATTCCTGCTGGTTTTGTAGAAGGCTTGCCAGTTGGTTTGCAGTTGATTGGTCCAAAATACTCAGAAGAGACCATTTACCAAGTAGCTGCTGCCTTTGAAGCGACAACAGACTATCACAAGCAACAACCAGTGATTTTTGGAGGTGCTAACTAATGAACTTTGAAACGATTATTGGTCTAGAAGTCCATGTGGAGTTGAATACCAACTCGAAAATTTTCTCGCCTTCATCTGCTCATTTTGGTGAGGATCCAAATGCCAATACCAACGTGATTGACTGGTCTTTCCCAGGCGTCCTTCCAGTTCTTAACAAGGGTGTTGTGGATGCTGGTATCAAGGCTGCCTTGGCCTTGAACATGGATATTCACAAGGATATGCACTTTGACCGTAAGAACTATTTCTATCCTGATAATCCTAAAGCCTATCAGATTTCCCAGTTTGACGAGCCGATTGGCTACAATGGTTGGATTGAGATTGAGCTAGAAGACGGTACGACTAAGAAAATTCGTATCGAGCGTGCCCACTTGGAAGAGGATGCTGGTAAGAATACCCACGGAACAGACGGTTATTCTTATGTGGACCTCAACCGTCAGGGCGTGCCATTGATTGAGATTGTATCAGAAGCCGATATGCGCTCGCCTGAAGAGGCCTATGCCTACTTGACAGCCCTTAAAGAAATTATTCAGTACACTGGTATTTCAGATGTGAAGATGGAAGAGGGTTCCATGCGCGTGGATGCTAACATTTCCCTTCGTCCCTATGGTCAAGAAAAATTTGGTACCAAGACTGAGTTGAAAAACCTCAACTCCTTCAACTATGTTCGCAAGGGCTTGCAACACGAAGTAGAACGTCAGGCGAAAATCTTGCGTTCAGGTGGTCAAATCCAGCAGGAAACTCGCCGTTACGATGAATCTACTGGTGAAACCATTCTCATGCGTGTCAAAGAAGGTTCAGCTGACTACCGTTACTTCCCTGAGCCAGACCTGCCACTCTATGAGATTGATGATAGCTGGATTGAGGAAGTGCGTGCAGAATTGCCAGTCTTTCCAAAGGCTCGTCGTGCTCACTATGTGGAAAACTTGGGCTTGACCGCCTACGATGCAGGTCAGTTGACGTCTACAAAGGCACTGTCTGACTTCTTTGAAGCAGCAGTGGCAGCCGGTGGTGATGCTAAACAAGTGTCTAACTGGTTGCAGGGCGAAGTGGCTCAGTTCCTCAATGCAGAAAGCAAGACCATTGAGCAAATCGCCTTAACACCAGAAAACTTGGTAGAAATGATTGCCTTGATTGCGGATGGAGCCATTTCATCTAAAATCGCTAAGAAAGTCTTTGTTCACTTGGCTAAGGAAGGTGGTTCTGCTAAGGCTTATGTTGAGAAGGCTGGTTTGGTGCAGATTTCAGACCCAGCAGTCCTCATTCCGATTATCCACCAAGTCTTTGCGGATAACGAAGCAGCCGTAGCTGACTTCAAGTCTGGCAAACGTAATGCCGATAAGGCCTTTACAGGCTTCTTGATGAAGGCAACCAAGGGACAAGCCAACCCACAAGTTGCTCAACAACTCTTGGCTCGGGAATTGGCTAAGTTGTTGGATTAAAATTGAATAGAAGAAACCCGAGAGTTCGTGTTGAATTCTCGGGTTTTCTTATGCACTTTTAGTATGAACTCTCCCGTATAACCAGCTGGGTACCTAGTTTAATCTTACGGGGATGGTGGGGCGCTGGACTTGTTATGATACGGTCCAGCAGCTGCATGGCCTCCTGCCCCATTTCGTCAGTAAAGACACTGATAGAAGATAGGGCTGGATAGACCTGGCGCGTGATGGCTGTATCATTAAAGGTGATGAGCTGGACCCGTTCTGGCACTGCGATTTGACGCTCTTGAAGGGCTCGAAGGGCACCGACAGCTAGAGTGTCATTTGCCATGAAGAAGGCTGGGGGCAGTTGATCGCCCAGATCGGAAATAGCCTGGCTCATCAGCTCATAGCCTGACTGGGTGGAGAATTTCCCTTGGTAGATGTAGTCTTCTTGGAGCATGCCCAAGGAGACTAGATAGGTCCGAAAGGCAGTCAGGCGGGGATCTGTTGGCAGTTGGTGTCCGTCTTTGGTTTCTTCCTGTCCGACTAGGAGGCCAATATCAGTCAGACCTTGTGAACGGAAGTGGTCAATAACTGTCTGAACAGAGTGTTCAAAGTCAGTCGTGACGCAGGAGAATCCCTCGGTCAGTGTGTCAGAGTCCACAAAAATCAGCTTGGGAGATAGGCTGGCCAGCTCTGCTATTTGCCCAGAAGAAAATTTACCAACTGCGATGATGCCGTCCAATCCTTGAAGGAGGGGATTGGTCAAGTCGTTGAAGGAGCGGATGATTTGATAGCCGAGAAGGCTGGCGGTCTGCTCGATGCTAGCACGGATGGAATAGTAGTAGAGGTCAGCCAGCTCTTCGCTCTCAGTGTACCACTGGACAATACCGATGGTGCCTTTTTGTTGAGGTGCTTGCTTTTTAATGTGCTTGGTGTAGCCCAATTCCTGTGCCGTGTGGAAAATGCGGTCGCGGGTTTCTTGGCTGACGGATAGGGTCAGGTCTCCCTTGAGTACGCGGGAAATGGTGGCAGAGGAAAGGTGGGCTTGTTTTGCTATGTCTTTGATTGTAACCATGTTTTTCTCCTGTTTATTTGTCTCTAGTATAGCATAAAAATTAAAATTAGTAAATTTTTAGTAAATATATTGACTTTTTATTTAGAGAGTTGTACAATGATAGAAAACGATTACAAAATCTAGGAGGTTCTTATGAATAAAGAACAACTCAAGCAGGCCTTTCTCGATGTGTTTGGTCAAGAGGCAGATGCGACTTTCTTCTCACCAGGTCGGATTAATTTGATTGGTGAGCATACGGATTACAATGGTGGACATGTTTTTCCTGCGGCTATTACCTTGGGGACCTTCGGGGCTGCTCGCAAACGGGATGACCAAGTTTTGCGCTTTTATTCCGCAAACTTTGAAGAACTTGGAATTATCGAAGTGGATTTGAACAATCTGATCTTTGATAAGGGGGATAACTGGACCAATTATGCCAAAGGTGTTCTTAAGTTCTTGCAAGAAGCAGGGCACAGCATTGAAACAGGTATGGAAGTCTTTGTCTATGGTAACATTCCAAATGGTTCAGGCTTGTCATCATCAGCTTCTCTAGAACTCTTGATTGGAATCATCGCAGAAGAATTGTATGGTCTAGAACTGACTCGCCTTGATTTGGTGAAAATTGGGAAACAAACGGAAAATCACTTTATCGGTGTCAATTCTGGTATCATGGACCAGTTTGCTATCGGTATGGGAGCAGACCAACGTGCCATTTATTTGGATACCAATAGCTTGGAGTATGAATTGGTGCCACTTGACTTAGGTGACCATGTGATTGTCATTATGAACACCAATAAACGTCGTGAATTGGCAGATTCTAAGTACAATGAGCGTCGTGCGGAATGTGAAAAAGCAGTCGAAGAATTGAATGCAGTCTT harbors:
- a CDS encoding HAD family hydrolase, coding for MFKSKDQHFNRVKEFHHLMDGQTQEFPKEFDSETAVFRAGFKIEEIVEFVHASSQSESGFREGIERLHSELDKAAAKVEGKKEAKVSLHDQVDALLDLLYFTYGSFVLMGVDPEPIFQLVHEANMGKRFPDGRAHFDPVTHKILKPNDWEERFAPERKIEVELKRQMKGLDH
- a CDS encoding pyridoxal phosphate-dependent aminotransferase, producing the protein MRKFEKSMKLDDVAYDIRGPVLEEAMRMRANGEQILRLNTGNPAEFGFTAPDEVIRDLIHNARKSEGYSDSRGIFSARKAIMQYCQLKKFPNVDIDDIYLGNGVSELIAMSMQGLLDNGDEVLVPMPDYPLWTAAVSLAGGHAVHYVCDESADWYPDLADMESKVTSRTKAIVLINPNNPTGALYPKEVLEGIVEIARKHELIIFSDEIYDRMVFDGAVHIPIATLAPDLFVVTMNGLSKSHRICGFRVGWMVLSGPKHHVKGYIEGLNMLSNMRLCSNVLAQQVVQTSLGGVQSVDKLLTPGGRLYEQREFITRAIQDIPGLSAVKPKAGLYIFPKIDREMYRIDDDEQFVLDFLKQEKVLLVHGRGFNWKEPDHFRIVYLPRVDELAEIQEKMTRFLAQYRR
- a CDS encoding asparaginase, giving the protein MKKILVLHTGGTISMQADQNGAVESSPINPMTQVTSPLENIEVVSVDFLNLPSPHIQIDHMMMIYKKIREEASHFDGFVITHGTDTLEETAYFLDTMSIPKMPIVMTGAMRSSNELGSDGIYNYRTALRVAADEKSADKGVLVVMNDEIHAAKYVTKTHTTNVSTFQTPTHGPLGLVTKREILFFKAADKRVRFDLQAINGVVPIIKSYADMDTILLDALVEGPISGLVIEALGAGNLPPASISAIKKLINKQLPIVLVSRCFNGIAEPVYAYDGGGIQLEELGVLFVKELNSQKARIKLLIAVNAGLNGQDLADYIQG
- a CDS encoding universal stress protein, which gives rise to MSQSYKTILVAVDGSAGAELALHKAIHVAKRNQARLIIAHVIDTRALHNVVAFDATVYESLEREAELLLEDYKQEALNAGIEDVQIRIEFGNPKTLLAIDIPKETGADLMLLGATGLNAFERLLIGSSSEYIMRHATIDLLIVREGEKIL
- a CDS encoding HAD-IIB family hydrolase, with the protein product MTVKAVFFDIDGTLLTDHRTVSKSTILAINQLKARGILVGLATGRDPRFILQYMASLGLDMAVAYNGQYVFTRDEVVFSQPIEKVDIDKMIAYAEKFQRDLSFGTALGVVGSGIMSMGTGNFAYRFSRMVPEVCAGFVNFIFNHIIRIVRPQNKGSFNHLITQPIYQMMLLTMEKEAQRLAEHFPQLTFTRSSPYATDIICKGNSKLIGIKRLGDFYHFSTDEVMVFGDSNNDIEMLGEVRYSVAMKNGTKQAKQVASYITDTNNKDGIYKGLRHFNLVEEQNV
- the recG gene encoding ATP-dependent DNA helicase RecG; translation: MMKLSNNISVLPGIGPKSAEKFSKLGIDSIEDALLYFPFRYEDFEVKSVFDLQDGEKAVLKGQVVTPATLQYYGKRNRLRFSIKQGEIVVSVSFFNQSYLADKVVPGQELVVWGKWDKAKASLTGLKILSHQSEDLQPVYHVSQGISQASIVKLIRSAVDTGYLDLVSENIPEILLCHYQLMDRKRAIYAMHFPNDLEEYRQALRRVKFEELLYFQLQLQLLKHDNRNISNGLEIQYVEDSLKRKIETLPFSLTDAQENALNEILQNMKHPGHMNRLLQGDVGSGKTVVAGLAMYATVTAGMQAAIMVPTEILAEQHYETLSSLFPECKISLLTGSMKVGEKREALEHIASGEVHMIVGTHALIQEGVIYHKLGLVITDEQHRFGVKQRKLFREKGDNPDVLMMTATPIPRTLAITAFGDMDVSIIDQLPAGRKPIVTRWVKHAQLPVLLSWLEKELKKEAQIYFISPLIEESEMLDLKNAIDLKVELEHHFGSKASIELLHGKMKNDEKEAIMQEFKHGNVDILVSTTVIEVGVNVPNATIMIIMDADRFGLSQLHQLRGRVGRGVKQSYAILVADPKTESGKERMATMTETTDGFVLAEVDLKMRGSGEIFGTRQSGLPEFQVANIIEDYPILEEARRVAQRIVTEENWRNNPMWFCLLENLEHQSILD